The Anaeromyxobacter sp. Fw109-5 genomic interval GATGCCGGTCGCCGAGCTCGAACGGCGTGTGAGGAACGCGCGATGAGCGGGCGCACGTCCCGGGTCGCCGCCGCCGTCGCGGCGGTGCTCGTCGCCTTCGCCGCGCAGGCCTACGAGCGCACCAAGAGCTCGCAGGGCGCGTGCTTCTACTGGCCCCAGCGGACCGTCCCCTTCTGGATCAACGCGAACCGAAGCGCGAGCTCGGCGAGCTGCGCGGCGCCGAGCGGCGCCGAGACGGTGGCCATCGAGGCGGCGCGCGCGTCGTTCCGCACCTGGACCGGCGCCGCGCAGTCCTGCACCGATCTGGTGCTCGAGGACCGTGGCCTCAGCGCGTCGTCGATCGTCGGCTTCGATCAGCGGAGCGGGGCCACGAACCAGAACCTGGTGGTGTTCCGCGACGGCTGGTGCTCGAACGAGTTCAGCGACACGGATCCGTGCTGGGACGTCGATCCCTTCACGAGCCCCTCCGCGATCGAGGAGACCTGCGCGAACCTGCGCAACTGCTTCGAGGACCCCTCCCCGCTGGACCGGGCGACGATCGCCATCACCACCGTGACGCACGATCCACGGAGCGGCCAGATCCGCGACGCCGACATCGAGCTCGCCGACTGGACCGGCCTGCGCGACGGTCAGTCTCTGGGGTCCACGCAGCCGCCCGAGGGCTGGTACTTCACCTGTGGTACCTACCCCAGCCCCTGCGGCACCTACGGGCAGGACAGCTGCTCCTACATCGATCTGCAGTCGAACGTCACCCACGAGGTCGGCCACTTCATCGGCCTCGCCCACCCATGCGAGCTCGGCGATGGCGACTGCGGCCAGAACAGCCCGTTCCGGGACTTCGTCATGTTCCCGTCGGCGAGCCTGGCGGACTTCGACAAGCGCGTCCTCCACCCCGACGATCTGGCGGGGCTGTGCGCCATCTACCCCACGGGGAAGGCGCCCGTGACGTGCGGGTCGAGCGGCGGCGGCGGCGGCGGCTGCGCCTCGGCGGGCGGAGGGGCGGGGATCCTGTCGGCCGCGCTCGCCCTCGCGGCGCTCGCGTGGCGGCGCCGGCAGCGATAGCGCGGCGCCCGGCTGATCTGGTGGAGCACGGACCCTCTCGTACATCGGGACTCAGCGCCATGGGCCTCTTGACCTTCGCGCTCAACGTGACGCTGGACGGGTGTTGCGACCACCGCGAAGGGGTCGCCGACGACGAGATGCTCCGCTACTGGACGCGCGTGATGGACGCGGCGGGAGCGATGCTCTTCGGGCGTCGGACCTACGAGCTGATGGAGGACGCCTGGCCCCAGGTGGCGCGAGACCCGAAGGCGACACCGGCGGACCGGGACTGGGCGAAGAAGCTCGAAGCCAAGCCCAAGTACGTGGTCTCGACGACGCGCCGCGACTTCCCGTGGAGCAACACGCATCGCGTCGAAGGGGACCTGACCCGGGCGGTGAAGGCGTTGAAGAAGGCCACGCCGCGCGGACTGCTCGTGGGTAGCCCCACACTTTCGGCCGCGCTCCAGCGCCTGGACCTCGTCGACGAATATCGCTTCGTGGTCCACCCCGTGGTGGCCGGGCACGGTCCGTACTTGTTTTCCGGCCTGCAGCCGTCGTTGCGCCTGGAGTTCGTGGCCGCGACACGGCTCGAATCGGGCATCGTGGCGTTGCACTATCGCCGGCGCTCGAGCTCCCGAACCTCCTTGCGCCGCGGATCCCGGCGTGATCCAGCAACCGGATGAAGAGCGTCGTCCGTTCCCGTCGCTTGGTCACGCGATCGCGATCCCCGCGTAGCCTACTACCTGGTCCTCGTCCCCGCTCACCTCGCCCGAGTGGGCGTAGCGGACGAGCTCGGCGCGCGTGGCGCCCATGAGCCGCGCGGCGACGAGCATCACGGTGGCCGGGACGATCCCGCACATCGAGATGTCCTCCGCGTGGACCACCTCGTAGAGCCCGCGGGGATCGAGCGCGAGGATCCGCTCGATGGCGCGGTGATCCTTCTGGCGCGCGACCGGCGCGGGGAGGTAGTGGCTCATGTCGCTCGAGGCGACCACCAGCGCGCCCGCGGCGGACGCGGCCTGCGCGACGGTCCGGCCGATCTCGACGCAGTCCGCGTAGGGGAGGTGCGTGAGGCAGAGCGCCGCGATGGAGACGCCCGGCCGCGCCCGCTCCAGGAACGGCACCTGCACCTCCAGCGAATGCTCGAGCCGGTGCGCGCGCGTGTCGGCGGTGACGAGCGGCGAGGCCGAGAGCGCGGCGGTGAGCTCGGCGTCGACCGGGACCTGGCCGAGGGGCGTGCGCCAGGTGCCGCTCGCCGGCCAGAGCGCGGCCGCCGCGCCGATGCCGGTGTGGTTCGGGCCGAGCACGAGCACGCGCGCGGGGATCTCGACGCGCGCGTAGACCGCGCCGGCGACGGCGCCGGAGTAGACGTACCCGGCGTGAGGGACGACCACGCCGCGGGCCCGGAGCCGCTCGCCCGGCGCGGCGAGGAATCGGTCCACCTCGCCGGCGAGCACGGTGGGATCTCCGGGATAGAACCGGCCGGCCACGGCAGGCTCGCGGATCATGGCCGGAGTATAGGGACGCCGCGGGGAGCGGTCCCGCTCCCGGGCGTGCGCTGCGCGCGCGAGCGCGGGGCGAAGGGTTCGGGGCGCGCATGAGGCGCCCCGCCCGGCGGCGGGCCCTGCGGGGACGGGCGGGCGGGCGCCCGGCGCTCGCCCGGCGGGAGGCGCGAGCGGCGACGCGGGCCGTCCCCGGGCGAGCGGCAGGTTGACGGTCCGAGCGGCGCGTGCGATCCCCGCCGCAGTGCCGACGACGTCCGCCGACCCGCGCGCCGCCGCGGCCCTCGCTCCTTCCTCGCTCCCCCCCGAGCCGCCGCGCGCCCTCGTGCGCACGTGGCTCGTGGCGATCGGGGGCCTCGCGCTGGCGAAGCTGGTCTCCGCGGTGGAGCCCACGGGCCTCCTCGGCGCGAACCTGGCCGGCGTCGCCGCGTTCCTGTTCATCGCGCTCCCCGACGGCCGGATCCGGCGACGCCACGAGTCCTGGAGCGCGTACGGCCTGCCTCCGCTCGCGCTGCGCGACGCCCGGGCGTGGCGCGCGATCGGGCGCGGCACGCTGCAAGGCCTCCTCGTGTGCGCGGTGGTGTTCCCCGCGTTCGCGGCGATCTTCTGGGCGTACGCGGAGCTCGTCCCCCACGTCCCCGGCGCGATCGCGCGCGTCGTCGCTCCCTACGGCGTCGCGCCGCGGCCCGCCTTCCGGCTCCCCGATCGCGTGCTGCTGCTCCTCGTCGTGCAGCTCCTCGTGGTGGCGGCGCCGGAGGAGCTGTTCTACCGCGGGTGGATGCAGACGAGCTGGAGGCGCTCCGCCCCGGAGCGCGGGGTGACGGTGCTCGGCGCGCGGCTCGGGAGCGGGTTCCTCTGGACGCAGCTCCTCTTCGCCCTCGGCCACCTCGTCGTCCTCCAGCCCTGGCGGCTCGCCACCTTCCTGCCGGGGCTCCTCTTCGGGTGGGTCCGGGAGCGCACCGGCGGGCTCGTCGCGCCGGTGGTGGTGCACGCGCTCTCGAACGTGTTCCTGGCCACGCTGGAGGCGAGCTTCTACGGGTGACAGGTCCGGGCGCGAGCGCTACATAGCGCGCATGCCCGGGTCCATCCGAGAGATGCTCGAGGAGCTGGAGGAGCAGACGCTCCACCCGCGCGCCGCGCGCGCGGCGCGGTCCCGCGGCCGGGAGCGGCGAGAGCCCGAGGACGACGAGCGGCCGTCGTTCCAGCGCGACCGCGACCGGCTCGTCCACTCCAAGGCCTTCCGGCGGCTCGCCGGCAAGACGCAGGTCTTCCTCGCGCCCCGCGGCGATCACTACCGGACCCGGCTCACCCACACGCTCGAGGTCGCCCAGGTCGCCCGGTCGATCGCCCGCGCGCTGCGGCTCAACGAGATGCTGGTCGAGGCGATGGTCATGGGCCACGACCTCGGGCACACGCCGTTCGGGCACGCCGGCGAGCGGATCCTGAACGAGGTCCTGCCGGGCGGGTTCCACCACGTCATCCAGTCGGTGCGGGTCGTCGACGTCCTCGAGAACGACGGGCACGGGCTGAACCTCACCGCCGAGGTGCGCGACGGCATCCTGCGCCACTCCAAGGGGAAGGGGAACGTGCTGCTCAAGGGGAGCGGCGCGAAGGCGCTGACCCTCGAGGCCGAGATCGTTCGGCTCGCCGACATCATCGCCTACGTGAACCACGACCTCGACGACGCGCTGCGCGCCGGCCTGTTCACCGAGGCGGACGTCCCGGCCTCCATCCGCGCGGTGCTCGGCGGCGGGCCGACCCCGCGCTACCGCACCCTCATCCGCGACGTGATCCGCCGCTCCGACGTCGACGGCGGGGGGCACATCGAGATGTCGCCGGACGTGCACGAGGCGCTGCTCGCGCTGCGCGACTTCCTCTATGCGCGCGTGTACGAGAACCCCGTCGTGCACGACGAGTTCGTGAAGACGCAGCGGATACTGCGCGACCTGTACGGCTGGTGCCTCGAGGACGCGGCGCGGCTGCGCGAGCGTCACGGCGTGGTCGGGCGCGAGGGTGACCCGCCCGAGCGCACGGCGACGGACTGGCTCTCCGGCATGACCGATCGCTTCGCCATCGGGGTCTGGGAGGCGATCTTCGTGCCGCGGCCGTGGAGCGTGGTGTGACGGCGCGGCGCGCTCGCTCGTGCTTCGACACGCTCGGCACGAGCGGACACCCGCTCACCCTGCGCCCCGCCGAAGGGTGGCCGGCCCCGGCCGTTGCCTCGCGATTCCGCTACGGTCCGTTCAGGCTCGACACCGTCACCTGCAGCGACCGGTTCACCGCGACCACGCTCCCCTCCGGGACCTCGATGAAGCCGTTGGAGGCGCGGAGCCGGGTGGCGAACGCCACCGCCTTCACGCGCCGGTGCGGCCGGACGCGGGGATCGCTCTCGGGGGTGTCCACCGCGAGCTCGTCGAGGGCGCACGGCACGATGCCCTCGTACAGCGCGTAGAAGAGGGGACCGCCGCGGCGGGTCGCCGCCATGATCCGCCCGTTCGTCGCGACGAAGACGAGCGGGCTCTGCTTCTGCTCGCTCGCGTCGCGCGCCCAAGCCTCGAGCTGCCGCACCGTCTTCGCGAGCGCGCGCCCGGCGGTGGCCGCGTCGAGATCCAGATCTTCGAGGCGACCCTCGTCCTTGAGCTGCTTCACGAAGAGCATGAAGGCATGCTCGGCAGGAGTCTCGCCGGCGATCTGGCGGCGCAGGTGGTCGGGGAGGGCGGCGAGGAGCCGCGGCCGGATCGCCTCCCACCCGGCGATCGTCCCGGCGTGGGCGAAGAGCCAGCGCCGGTAGCGGAAGGGCTGCGTGTTCTCGTCCTTGGACGGCAAGCCCGGCGTGTGACGCGCGTGGACGAGCAGCGCCTCGGAGTCCACCTTCCCGACGACCTCGGGGAGGGAGAGCGGGGAGGTCGCGCCCGAGGGGCGCTTCCCGAGCAGCACGTTGCCCGCGGCGTAATAGCCGAACCCGTACGCCAGCGCCGGGGTGGCTCCCTCCCCCTGCAGCGAGACGTGCGACTTGAGCCGCTCCAGCTGGCACCGGAGCAGGCTGTCATCGGTCTGGAGCACCGCGACGAGCGCGCCCATGGATTCCCTTCCTCGCTTCGGACCGCGGGGCCGATGGTCCGGTCCCGCACCGATCACGTTAATAACCGCGTCCGTCGCCCGGGGCTGGCTCCGGTCGCCCACCGGGGGGGCACGGGACGGCCCGGTCGTTTGACAGGCGTCGGAAGCGGCCGCTAGGATGCGCTAACCCGGCGAAACCGCTGGGCAACCGCCATGAGCGACGACATCGCCGTCGGAATCGACCTCGGAACCAGCTACAGCGCCGTCGCCGCCGCCGCCGAGGCGGGTGGCGCCCCGAAAGTGCTCCCCAATGAGTGGGGGGAGCGTACGCACGCCTCCGTCGTGTCGTTCCTCGACGACGGCTCGGTGCTGGTCGGGAACAACGCGAAGCGGAACATCATCACGAACGCCGAGAACACGGTGTACTCGGCGAAGCGGCTCATCGGCCGGTTCTACTTCTCCGACGAGGTGAAGAAGGCCCAGGCGGTGATGCCGTACCGCATCGTGGAAGGGCCGAACAACGCCGTGCGGCTCCAGGTGCGCGAGCGCGACTTCGCGGTGCCCGAGATCTCGGCCCTCGTCCTCAAGGAGATGAAGGCGATCGCCGAGACCGCCCTCGGGCGCGAGGTGACGAAGGCGGTCATCACCTGCCCGGCCTACTTCAACGACAACCAGCGGCAGGCGACGAAGGACGCGGGCCGCATCGCCGGCCTCGAGGTGCTGCGCATCATCAACGAGCCGACCGCGGCGGCCCTCGCGTACGGGTTCGGCCGCGACATCTCGCAGAAGATCTGCGTGTACGACCTCGGCGGCGGCACCTTCGACGTCTCCATCCTGGAGATCGGCAAGGACGTCTTCGAGGTGCTCTCGACGGCGGGCGACACCTACCTCGGCGGCGACGACTTCGACGACCGGATCATGAGCTGGCTCGCGGACGACTTCCTCGCGCGCCACGGGCTCGACCTCCGCCAGAACAAGTTCTGCCTGCAGATGCTGAAGGAGGCGGGCGAGCGCGCGAAGATCGAGGTCGGACGCGACGGCGCCGCGACCATCCAGGTCCCCGGCATCTGCCAGTCGCCCGAGGGCGAGGTCCTCGACCTGCAGGGGAAGCTCACCGGCGACCAGTTCAACCGCATGGTGATGGACCTCGTGCAGCGGACGTTCAAGGTGTGCGACGAGGCGCTGCAGTCGGCGCGGCTCACGGCGGGCGACGTCGACGCGGTGATCCTGGTCGGCGGCCCCACCCGCCTGCCCATCATCCGCAACAGCGTCCGGCACTACTTCCAGAGGGAGCCGATGACCGGGATCGACCCCGACGAGGTGGTCGCGCTCGGGGCGGCGATCCAGGCGCACGCGCTCCAGAACCGCAGCGCCGCCGAGTACGGCCAGGCGAGCTACCTGCTCGACGTGACGCCGCTCTCGCTGCGCGTGGGCACGGTGGGCGGGTTCACCGAGAAGATCATCGACAAGAACACGCCCATCCCCATCGAGAAGGCCAAGACCTTCACGACGAGCCGCGACGGCCAGGATCGCGTGAAGATCCGCGTCTACCAGGGGGAGTCGAACCGCGCGGACGGCTGCGAGCTGCTGGGCGAGTTCGAGTTCAAGGGCTTCCGGGTGGCGCAGCGCGGCGCGGTGCAGATCCAGGTGACGTTCGAGATCGACTCGAACGGCATCGTGAACGTCTCCGCCGCCGACCTCGAGACGGGGCAGCGCACGTCGACGACGATCAGCCTCTCCTCGGGCCTCTCGGAGCACGATCTCCGCGCGGCGATCGATCACAACGCCGAGCTCGAGCTGGCCCGCGGGCCGCGCGCGGCGTAGCCGGGGAGGCAGGCGATGGCCTTGGACGCCCAGTTCCTCATCGAGGTGGAGACGCTGGCGGGCGCGCTCGACCAGCTCGACTACTTCGCCGTGCTGAAGCTCCCTCAGAGCGCCGCGCCGGCGGACATCAAGGCCGCCTACTACCGCGAGTCGCGGGCCTACCACCCCGACCGCTTCGCCGCCTTCCCGAACGCGGCGCTGCGCGAGCTGGTGGGCCGCATCTACCGCCGCGTCAACGAGGCGTACACGGTGCTGCGGGACGATCGGAAGCGGGCGCGCTACCTCGCCGACGTGACCGGGCCCGAGCGGGCGGCCAAGCTGCGCTTCACCGAGGTCGAGGAGGCCGCGGTGAAGGACGAGCAGAAGCGCAAGCTCGAGGAGCAGCTCGGGCAGACCCCGAACGGCAGGAAGTTCTACGCCGCCGCGCTCGTGGAGATCGAGGCGGGGCGGTGGGAGGGCGCGGAGCGCGCGCTGAAGAGCGCCCTCGTGTACGAGTCCGCCAACGCGCGGTTCAGGGAGCAGCTCGAGGCCGTCCAGCGCGAGCTCGACAAGGGCCGCGCGAAGGGCGACGCCTTCAAGATCAAGTGACCGGAACGGCGATCGATCTCGCGGCGCTCGCGACGGTGGCCCTCGCCGCCCTCCTGGGCGCGTCGTCGGGCGCGCTCCGCCAGGTCCTGCAGCTCGTCGCGGTCGTCGCGGGCGTGCTCGCGGCGCGCCACCTCGCGGCGCCCGTGGCCGCGGGGCTGGGCAGCTTCGCCTCCGCGCCGGTGGCCCGCGCGATCGCCCCGGCGTTCCTGTTCCTCGGCGTCTCCGCGCTGGTGTCGCTGGTGGGGGGGGCGCTCCTGCGGGGCACCGCCGCGTCGCGGATCGTGCACGGCCCGGCCGACCGCGGCCTGGGGTCGCTCCTCGGCGGCGTGAAGGGGCTGCTGGGCGCATGGGTGGCGCTGTCCCTCCTCCTCCTCGTCGCCTCCGTCGCCCCGCGCGAATGGGAGCGGGACGTGCGAGAGAGCCAGCTCGTGCGGCTCGCCGCGCGCTACGACCTCGTGGCGCGCGTCGCGCCGGAGGGCGCGAGGACGCTCGAGCGGTTCCGGACGAGGGGGGAGGGGGAGCCCGGCAGGAAGTGAGGTCGCGCGAGCTCGTCGGCGGGCTTCAGGCTCCGGGCCTCGGGCCTCAGGCGCAGCCCTGAAGCCTGTAGTCCGAAGCCTGGAGCCTCGACTTCAACCCTGCTGCGACCGCAGCATCCAGCCCACGAGCTTGTACAGGAGCCGGGCGCCGACGTTGCCGTCCCACTCCCCGCCGTCGGGATCGGGCGCCACCTCGACCAGGTCGAACCCGACGAGGCGCCGGCCGCTCCGGACGATCCCTCCGACGAGCGCCGCCGCCTCCTGGAAGGAGAGGCCACCGGGCACCGGCGTGCCGGTGTGCGGGCAGAGCGTCGGATCGAGCCCGTCGACGTCGAAGGAGACGTACACGTCGCGCGGCAGCGGCTCGAGGATGCGCCGCACGACCGCCGCCCAGGGCTCTCCCTCGAAGCGCGCCTGGGCCAGCCGGGCGTCGTGGTGCTGCACGATGCGCCCGCCCGAGCGCTCGGCGTAGGCGTGCTCCTCCTCGGAGAGGTCCCGCAGCCCCACCTGCACGACGCGGGAGATCCCGGGGCACCGCTCCGCGGCGTTGTAGATCACGGACGCGTGGCTGTAGGTGAACCCCTCGAACGCCACACGCAGATCCGCGTGGGCGTCCACGTGGAGGAGCCCGAGGCCGGGGTAGCGCCGCGCGTGGGCGGCGATGGCGCCGAGCGCGGTCGAGTGATCGCCGCCCACCAGGCCGACGCGCTTGCCGCGGGCGAGCAGCCCGTCCACGCGCTCCTCGACCCAGCGGTTCACCTGCTCGCAGGCCGCGTCCACCGCCGCGGCGGCCCGCGCGAGATCGTCCCGCCCGGGCAACACGCCGCCCGCGTCGATGACCGGCGCCGCGGCCGCCCGCGCCTCCCGATCGAGCCGCGTGACGTGCTCTGGGACCTCGAGCATGTGGATGCCGGCCTCGTACGGACGCCCGGTCTCCACGTCGAAGAGGTCCACCTGCCGGCTCGCCGACAGGATCGCCTCCGGGCCGCGGCTCGTGCCGCCGCCGTAGGAGGTCGTCGCCTCGAACGGGACGGGGACGAGGACGACGCCCGCCTCGTCCTCGGAGTGCGGCAGGCCGAAGACGCCGGAGCCCGGCTGGGCGGCGGCGGAGGGATCGAAGGACATGGCAGGTGGTCTAACGCCGCGGGAGCGCGCGGCCAGGGCCCATCGTCTTCGCCTTGCCGGAGTCGCGCATCTCCGGCAGCGCATCCGACCCCGGGTGCTTCCTCACGTGCGCCTTGCGGAGCGTCTCGTACATCTCCGGCAGCCGCTTGAACAGCCGCTTGGGCTTGCGCTTCTTGCGCGTGGCGAGCGCGTACGAGAACACCACGGGCGCGGCGATCGTCGTGTCGGAGTAGACCACGACGTGGTTCTTCATCATGTTCGCCTGCACCTTGCCCCAGCTGATCGCCTCCGACGGCGTCGCGCCCGAGAGGCCGCCCCACTGCGGCGAGTCGGTCGAGATCTGCAGCACGTACTCGTGCCCGCCGCGGTTCAGGTCGAGGATCTGCCAGAGCGTCGGCTGGGTCTGTAGATAGAAGTTCTTCGGCGAGCCGCCCCCGAGGATGACGACCCCGTTCACCTTCGCGTCGTAGACGATGGCGGTGGACTGGAGGACGTCGAGATCGGGATCGACCGTGGTCTCGCCGCCCCGGAGCTTCATGGCGGCGACGTTCATGCCGATCGAGGAGTCGCCCGGCGAGGAGGTGAAGATCGGCACGTCGTACCTGGCGGCCGTCGCGACCCAGCTCTTCTCGGGCAGCGGCGCCTGCTGGTTCACGAGCTGGCCGAGGTAGTGGTGCAGCTGCGGCGTGGAGATGTGGCCGCGCAGCGACTTCGGGGCCTTCTCCAGCGCCTCGCGCACGAAGGCGTCGGTGTCGAGCAGCGAGTCCTCGGTGATGAAGACGTCGTAGATGCGCTCGATCCCGGCCTGGTAGAGCTCCTTGTCGTCCACGTGGAAGTGGCCCTGGACGACCGGCAGCTTCAGCGCGAAGTGGAGGTCGTGGTACAGGTTCGCGCCCGTCGCGATGACGAGGTCCACGAAGCCCGCCTCGATCATCGCCTGGATCGCGCCGCCCAGGCCCGCGGGCGCCATCGCGCCGGTCACGGTGAGCGCGATGGTGGCGTCGGAGTCGATCATCCGCGCGAACAGATCGCAGCCCTCCGCCAGGCGGCCGCCGTTGAAGGCGCCGGCGCGGCGGTACACGTCGACGAGATCCTCGACCGACATCCCGGGCCGGAGCCGCATCGGCTCGACGGGCGGGCGGGAGAGGTACTTCTTGCGGAGAACCTTCGAGTTCTTGGCCATGGCGGGCGCGGACGTTAGCGACCGCGGCCGGCACCGTCAAGGAACAGCGGCGACGCGGGAGCTCACGGGCCCCGCGGGCCAGCGAGCGGAGGTGGGCCCCGCGCCAGACGCCTCACGCCTCGCGGGCGGAGGCCTGGAGCTGAAGCTGCACGAGCCCGATCTGGCCATCGTCCGCCGGCTTGAAGGCGAGCTCGTTGAGCTTCGCCTGCCGGTACACGTCGAGCATCCGCTCCTGGCCCTGCCGCCACACCGACACCATGGTGCACGCGGTCGAGTGCCCGCAGGCGTCCTCACCGTCCAGGCACACGTTGAGGGCGACCGGCCCCTCGACGGCCTCGATGACGTCGAGGAAGCTGATCTCGCTGGGAGTGCGCGCCAGCGCGTAGCCTCCGTGCGGGCCGCGCGTGGACCGAACCAGGCTCTGGTCCACCAGCGTCTTCAGGATCTTCGCGAGGAAGTCCTCCGGCACGTCCATCTGCCGGGCGATCTCCCGGAAGGGCACGACCGACTCCTGCGGGATCGAGGCGAGGTAGATCATCGCCCGGAGGCCGTAATCGATCTTCCTGGAGATTCGCAGTACGTGCTGCATCGAGCCCTTCCTCGCGCGCCGCCTCTGCCGCCGAGCGCGCAGCTTTAGTGCCGCGTATTGTAACACGCACGAGGTGGACATTTCATGGCAGCCCAGCCCCCCGCCGGCCTCATCGACCTTCACTCCCACAGCCTCGCGTCCGACGGGGAATACGCCGCCGGGGAGGTGGCGGAGCGCGCCGCCGCGGCGGGCCTGCGCGTGTGGGGCCTGTGCGATCATGACACGGTGGCAGGTCTCACGGCCGCCCAGCAGGCGGCCGATCGCGTCGGCCTCCGGTTCGTGCCCGGGATCGAGCTCTCGGCCTTCCTCGATCGGCGCGAGATCCACCTCCTGGGCCACTTCGTGGACCCGGAGCACCCCGGCCTGAAGCGCTTCGAGGACTTCCTCGCGGAGCGGCGGCGGGAGCGCATGACCCAGATCGTCCAGCGCCTCGCGACGCTCGGCGTGACCCTGCGAGTGGAGAACATCGAGAAGCACAGCGGCGGCAAGACCATCGGGCGGCCCCACGTCGCCAAGGCGATCCTCGAGACCGGGGTGGTCTCCAGCGTGAAGGAGGCGTTCGATCGCTTCCTCGGCGAGGGAAGGCCCGCGTACGTGCAGCGCTACCGCCTGGAGGCCGACGAGGCGGTGCGGCTCGTGCGGGCGGCGGGAGGCACCACGACCATCGCGCACCCCGGCGTCAACGGCCTCGAGCGCGGCGATCTCGAGCGGCTCCGCGCCGCGGGCGTGGAGGGGATCGAGGTGCTGCACGCGGATCACAACCCGTCGGTCCGCGAGAAGTACCGCCGCCTGGCCGAAGCGCTCGATCTCGTCCCGACGGCCGGCTCCGACTTCCACGGACCGGCGATCTCGCCGGACCGCCACTTCGGCGACGTCACGATGACCGAGGCGGACCTGGCGCGGCTCGAGGCGCGGAGGCCGTAGCGCCGGCCGCGCGGCGCTCGAAAAGGAAGCGGCCCGACCGGATCGACCGGCCGGGCCGCGCGCGCCGCGACGGGCGGCTCCGCTAGCCGCGGAAGAGCTGCAGCGAGGCCTCGGTCCAGCGGACCATCGGCGTCCACCAGATCCCGAACACCAGGATCGCGACGGAGAACGCGCCGAGCATGACCTGGTAGCCGACCCGCAGCCGGACGGGCGGGGCCTCGGCGACGTACGGAGCGTCGATGAACATCGCCCGGATCACGCGCACGTAGTAGTAGAGCGCGATCGCGGTGTTGAGCGCGCCGATGAGCGCGAGCCACGCGTACCAGGCGCCCCCCGGCCCGTCGATCCGCTCGAACACCGCGTAGAACAGGTACCACTTGCCGACGAAGCCGGCGAAGGGCGGCAGCCCGGTGAGCGAGAAGAGGAAGATCGCGAACGCCACGGCCGCCGAGGGGTGCCGCTTCGAGAGCCCGCGGTAATCCAGGATCGACTCGGAGCCGGTCGACTCCGCGACGAGGATCACGACCAGGAACGCGCCCACGTTCATCACGAGGTACACGAGCATGTAGATCATGACCGACTGCATGCCGCGGTCGGAGACCGCGGAGAGGCCCATGAGCGTGTAGCCGGCGTGCGCGATGGAGGAGTACGCGAGGAGCCGCTTCAGGTTGGTCTGCC includes:
- a CDS encoding MYXO-CTERM sorting domain-containing protein; this translates as MSGRTSRVAAAVAAVLVAFAAQAYERTKSSQGACFYWPQRTVPFWINANRSASSASCAAPSGAETVAIEAARASFRTWTGAAQSCTDLVLEDRGLSASSIVGFDQRSGATNQNLVVFRDGWCSNEFSDTDPCWDVDPFTSPSAIEETCANLRNCFEDPSPLDRATIAITTVTHDPRSGQIRDADIELADWTGLRDGQSLGSTQPPEGWYFTCGTYPSPCGTYGQDSCSYIDLQSNVTHEVGHFIGLAHPCELGDGDCGQNSPFRDFVMFPSASLADFDKRVLHPDDLAGLCAIYPTGKAPVTCGSSGGGGGGCASAGGGAGILSAALALAALAWRRRQR
- a CDS encoding dihydrofolate reductase family protein; translation: MGLLTFALNVTLDGCCDHREGVADDEMLRYWTRVMDAAGAMLFGRRTYELMEDAWPQVARDPKATPADRDWAKKLEAKPKYVVSTTRRDFPWSNTHRVEGDLTRAVKALKKATPRGLLVGSPTLSAALQRLDLVDEYRFVVHPVVAGHGPYLFSGLQPSLRLEFVAATRLESGIVALHYRRRSSSRTSLRRGSRRDPATG
- the amrB gene encoding AmmeMemoRadiSam system protein B — protein: MIREPAVAGRFYPGDPTVLAGEVDRFLAAPGERLRARGVVVPHAGYVYSGAVAGAVYARVEIPARVLVLGPNHTGIGAAAALWPASGTWRTPLGQVPVDAELTAALSASPLVTADTRAHRLEHSLEVQVPFLERARPGVSIAALCLTHLPYADCVEIGRTVAQAASAAGALVVASSDMSHYLPAPVARQKDHRAIERILALDPRGLYEVVHAEDISMCGIVPATVMLVAARLMGATRAELVRYAHSGEVSGDEDQVVGYAGIAIA
- the mrtX gene encoding myxosortase MrtX encodes the protein MPTTSADPRAAAALAPSSLPPEPPRALVRTWLVAIGGLALAKLVSAVEPTGLLGANLAGVAAFLFIALPDGRIRRRHESWSAYGLPPLALRDARAWRAIGRGTLQGLLVCAVVFPAFAAIFWAYAELVPHVPGAIARVVAPYGVAPRPAFRLPDRVLLLLVVQLLVVAAPEELFYRGWMQTSWRRSAPERGVTVLGARLGSGFLWTQLLFALGHLVVLQPWRLATFLPGLLFGWVRERTGGLVAPVVVHALSNVFLATLEASFYG
- a CDS encoding deoxyguanosinetriphosphate triphosphohydrolase produces the protein MPGSIREMLEELEEQTLHPRAARAARSRGRERREPEDDERPSFQRDRDRLVHSKAFRRLAGKTQVFLAPRGDHYRTRLTHTLEVAQVARSIARALRLNEMLVEAMVMGHDLGHTPFGHAGERILNEVLPGGFHHVIQSVRVVDVLENDGHGLNLTAEVRDGILRHSKGKGNVLLKGSGAKALTLEAEIVRLADIIAYVNHDLDDALRAGLFTEADVPASIRAVLGGGPTPRYRTLIRDVIRRSDVDGGGHIEMSPDVHEALLALRDFLYARVYENPVVHDEFVKTQRILRDLYGWCLEDAARLRERHGVVGREGDPPERTATDWLSGMTDRFAIGVWEAIFVPRPWSVV
- a CDS encoding class II glutamine amidotransferase: MGALVAVLQTDDSLLRCQLERLKSHVSLQGEGATPALAYGFGYYAAGNVLLGKRPSGATSPLSLPEVVGKVDSEALLVHARHTPGLPSKDENTQPFRYRRWLFAHAGTIAGWEAIRPRLLAALPDHLRRQIAGETPAEHAFMLFVKQLKDEGRLEDLDLDAATAGRALAKTVRQLEAWARDASEQKQSPLVFVATNGRIMAATRRGGPLFYALYEGIVPCALDELAVDTPESDPRVRPHRRVKAVAFATRLRASNGFIEVPEGSVVAVNRSLQVTVSSLNGP
- the dnaK gene encoding molecular chaperone DnaK, which codes for MSDDIAVGIDLGTSYSAVAAAAEAGGAPKVLPNEWGERTHASVVSFLDDGSVLVGNNAKRNIITNAENTVYSAKRLIGRFYFSDEVKKAQAVMPYRIVEGPNNAVRLQVRERDFAVPEISALVLKEMKAIAETALGREVTKAVITCPAYFNDNQRQATKDAGRIAGLEVLRIINEPTAAALAYGFGRDISQKICVYDLGGGTFDVSILEIGKDVFEVLSTAGDTYLGGDDFDDRIMSWLADDFLARHGLDLRQNKFCLQMLKEAGERAKIEVGRDGAATIQVPGICQSPEGEVLDLQGKLTGDQFNRMVMDLVQRTFKVCDEALQSARLTAGDVDAVILVGGPTRLPIIRNSVRHYFQREPMTGIDPDEVVALGAAIQAHALQNRSAAEYGQASYLLDVTPLSLRVGTVGGFTEKIIDKNTPIPIEKAKTFTTSRDGQDRVKIRVYQGESNRADGCELLGEFEFKGFRVAQRGAVQIQVTFEIDSNGIVNVSAADLETGQRTSTTISLSSGLSEHDLRAAIDHNAELELARGPRAA
- a CDS encoding DnaJ domain-containing protein — translated: MALDAQFLIEVETLAGALDQLDYFAVLKLPQSAAPADIKAAYYRESRAYHPDRFAAFPNAALRELVGRIYRRVNEAYTVLRDDRKRARYLADVTGPERAAKLRFTEVEEAAVKDEQKRKLEEQLGQTPNGRKFYAAALVEIEAGRWEGAERALKSALVYESANARFREQLEAVQRELDKGRAKGDAFKIK